A region of Geobacillus sp. 46C-IIa DNA encodes the following proteins:
- the spoVE gene encoding stage V sporulation protein E: MPRKKSAPDFLLIILTFSLLAIGLIMVYSASAIWAEYKFNDSFFFAKRQLLFAGVGVIAMFFVMNIDYWTWRDWSKVLLGVCFVLLVLVLIPGIGMVRNGSRSWIGVGAFSIQPSEFMKLAMIAFLAKYLSENQKKITSFKQGLLPALLLVFAAFGMIMLQPDLGTGTVMVGTCVTMIFVAGARLSHFAGLGVLGLAGFVALVLSAPYRIKRITSFLNPWEDPLGSGFQIIQSLYAIGPGGLFGLGLGQSRQKFFYLPEPQTDFIFAILAEELGFIGGSLVLLLFSLLLWRGVRIALGAPDLYGSFLALGIISMIAIQVMINIGVVTGLMPVTGITLPFLSYGGSSLTLMLMAVGVLLNISRHARY; the protein is encoded by the coding sequence TTGCCGCGGAAAAAGTCTGCGCCGGATTTTTTGCTCATTATTTTAACGTTTTCGCTCTTAGCCATCGGGCTGATCATGGTGTACAGCGCGAGCGCCATCTGGGCGGAGTACAAGTTTAACGATTCCTTTTTCTTTGCCAAGCGCCAGCTGTTGTTTGCCGGCGTTGGCGTGATCGCGATGTTTTTTGTAATGAACATCGATTATTGGACGTGGCGTGACTGGTCGAAAGTGCTGCTTGGCGTTTGTTTTGTGCTGCTTGTTCTGGTGCTCATTCCGGGGATCGGCATGGTGCGCAACGGGTCGCGCAGCTGGATCGGCGTCGGGGCGTTTTCCATTCAGCCGTCCGAGTTTATGAAACTCGCTATGATCGCCTTTTTGGCCAAATATTTATCCGAAAATCAAAAAAAGATTACGTCGTTTAAGCAAGGGCTGCTGCCGGCGCTGTTGCTCGTGTTTGCCGCCTTCGGCATGATCATGCTGCAGCCGGACTTAGGGACGGGCACCGTCATGGTCGGGACATGTGTGACGATGATTTTCGTCGCCGGCGCCCGCCTCAGTCATTTTGCCGGCCTCGGTGTATTGGGGCTCGCCGGGTTTGTCGCCCTCGTCTTATCGGCACCGTACCGGATTAAGCGGATTACGTCGTTTTTAAACCCGTGGGAGGATCCGCTCGGAAGCGGGTTTCAAATCATCCAGTCGCTGTACGCCATCGGGCCGGGCGGCTTGTTCGGCCTTGGGCTTGGGCAAAGCCGGCAAAAGTTTTTTTATTTGCCGGAGCCGCAAACGGATTTTATTTTCGCGATTTTAGCTGAAGAACTCGGTTTTATCGGCGGTTCGCTCGTCCTTCTTTTGTTTAGCCTCCTTCTCTGGCGCGGCGTGCGCATCGCCCTTGGCGCTCCCGACTTGTACGGCAGCTTTTTGGCGCTCGGCATCATTTCGATGATCGCCATTCAGGTGATGATCAATATCGGCGTTGTCACCGGGCTGATGCCCGTCACCGGCATTACCCTCCCGTTTTTAAGCTATGGCGGGTCATCGCTGACGCTTATGCTGATGGCGGTCGGCGTGCTGCTCAATATTAGCCGGCATGCCCGCTACTAG